A region of Anoplopoma fimbria isolate UVic2021 breed Golden Eagle Sablefish chromosome 24, Afim_UVic_2022, whole genome shotgun sequence DNA encodes the following proteins:
- the LOC129113888 gene encoding olfactory receptor 1-like: MSPEERAVTNLNATFVRPVKFYLSGFSNIPHVKYYYVFLCFAYIMTVLGNSFLLSIIYLVRTLHTPKYMIVFNLAFTDLCGSTALIPKLLDTLVFDRRYILYEACLSHMFFILCFTSIQSWTLVTMSFDRFIAICFPLRYHSIVTKPVISAMLLFEWAFFLSLLAFSIASIDRLSFCRSLVVKNIYCDHAPVYLLACNDTSLNNIMAYVGLALVLCLPLVIIALTYVWIAIALSRIATGHERLKASKTCTSHLILVAIFFLPILGTNIAAVTSYIHPNARIINSSLTHIIPALLNPIIYSLKTEEVLISIKKLCKRNRINNTTNKW; encoded by the coding sequence ATGAGCCCAGAAGAGAGAGCTGTTACCAATCTTAATGCCACATTTGTTCGCCCTGTCAAATTCTATCTCAGTGGGTTTTCCAACATCCCTCATGTTAAGTATTACTATGTCTTCCTGTGTTTCGCCTATATCATGACTGTTCTTGGGAATAGCTTTCTTCTCTCCATTATTTACCTGGTCAGGACTCTTCACACTCCCAAATATATGATTGTCTTTAACCTGGCTTTCACAGATTTGTGTGGAAGCACTGCTCTCATCCCAAAACTCCTGGACACCCTTGTGTTTGACAGGAGATACATTCTCTATGAGGCCTGCTTAAGCCATATGTTCTTTATTCTTTGCTTTACAAGTATTCAGTCATGGACACTTGTCACAATGTCATTTGACAGATTTATAGCAATTTGTTTCCCTTTAAGATATCATAGTATTGTGACTAAACCAGTTATTTCTGCAATGCTGCTGTTTGAGTGGGCTTTTTTTTTGAGTCTACTAGCATTTAGTATTGCGTCTATTGATCGCCTCTCCTTCTGTAGATCTTTGGTGGTAAAGAACATTTACTGTGACCATGCACCAGTATATCTTCTGGCCTGTAATGACACGTCTTTAAATAACATAATGGCATATGTTGGTTTAGCTCTAGTCCTCTGTTTACCTTTGGTAATAATAGCATTGACATATGTTTGGATTGCCATAGCACTGAGCAGGATTGCAACAGGACATGAACGACTCAAAGCATCTAAAACTTGTACTTCTCATCTGATTCTTGTGGCTATTTTCTTCCTACCAATTCTGGGCACCAACATAGCGGCGGTAACCTCctacatccaccctaatgccaGGATCATAAACTCATCTTTGACACACATCATACCAGCTTTGCTCAATCCTATTATATATTCTCTAAAAACAGAAGAAGTGCTGATCTCTATCAAGAAGCTTTGCAAAAGAAATAGGATCAACAACACAACCAACAAATGGTGA